CCGATCTCTTCCTCGATATAAGATTGAATATCGATGGTCGGAGGAAAAGAACTGCGCAGCAATTTCAAGGATTCTTTAATGATGGGATGAAGTTCGATCGGCTTTCGTTTTTGTTCCGCCTGGCGGCTGAAGGTAAGTATCTGATCGACGAGATCCGCCGCCCGCAATCCCGCCTTTAGGATATGTTCCAAGTTTTGATATACGGGATCGGTTTCCGGCACGATTCTCATGGCGATCTCAGAAAAACCCAAAATAACGCTTAGAAGATTGTTGAAATCGTGCGCAATCCCGCCGGCTAAGGTTCCTATGGCTTCCATTTTCTGCGAAAAGCGAAGTCGTTCCAACAAATCCTCTTTTTCTTCTTCCGCTCTCACTCTTTCCGTCACGTCCCGAAAAATGAGACTGACGGCGAATATTTCTCCCGCCGCGTCGCGGATGGGAATATAGGAAGACTCGCTATAAATTCGTTTCCCGTCGCAAATAACTGCGTCGTTCCTTTGGATCCTTTCGCCGGTTTTCAACACATCGCCGATTCGCGATGCGCATAATTCCATGAAGGCGGGAAGATTTTGTAATCCTTTGCGGATATGGACTCCAATAAAATCTTCTCCCGATTTTCCTGCGAGCGATAAGGCGGCCCGATTGGCGTATAGATTCACGCCATTTCTATCCCAGATGGTGATGCCGTCGCCGGTGGATTCGAACACGGCGCGGAAGCGTGATTCGCTTTCGTGCAAGGCTTTTTCCGATTGGCGAATCGTATCCATGAGCTTCCGCTCCATGGATTCCAGGTCTTGCAACAAATTTTTCCGAGTCAATTCCACTTCGGCGGACAATATCCGGCGATCCAATTCGAAACGAAGGTTTTGAATCTCTTCCCCTTGAATTTCCAGCAGTTTTTTTGCATGGCGATCCTTTTTTACTAATTGCCGATTGCGATAAAACAAATAAAAATTGAAAACAGCCAACGCTATCAGAAATAGTATAAAAATCCCTTCCGTAAGAAAAAAAAATCCTTCTCCCTCCTCGCTGTACGAAGGAATTCCCCAAACGATAAATTTGAAAGGCATTTTCATCTTCTAACAACCAGGAAAGGAATTTCCACCGATCCTTGCCTGCCAACGCGCGAAATAGGAAACGCCCAATTTCGGCGTAAGTCGACTCGCTATTTTTGGAAATACTTTGGCGTAATATGCATTCCCGATTGCATACAATGTTCTTTTTCTTGAGTGGCATGCGTTGGATAGATTTCATCCCAGGTTTTCAAGTCCCCGCTTGCTTCGCTCAGCTGACGCAAGACAGTTTTGATTTCGTTTTGCTCCTCGTCCAGAAGTTGAAGATCATGATAGGTTCGTTCGATTTCTTCGATTCCTTCCCGGAGTTTCCTTCTTAACTCTTCCGGCGATGGCTCAAGCATCGCCGGCGATTGATAAGGCGGCAGAGATAAATGGAGATTTTTCAATATAGATCGAATGCCGTCGATCGTCCTATCGTCTTGCAACACGATCGCTATAGCCGTCAAATGCTGCGCCAGAAAGATTGTATACTCCACCATGATGCTTCGGCGTATCTCCGCGATCTTATGCCAAATACCTCCCATTTCGATGCGATACTTTAACGCTTGACAAATATCCAAACGAATTGAGGCTGCGATTTTCCTATGTATGGGAGCAGCTGAGCGTATGTTTTGTTCGTCCATATAATCCATTCGAGCAAGGATCGAATCCTCGCGGCGATATTTTTTTAGTCTCTCGCTGTATTGCTTCAGGATAGGATCGGCATTCATGTTCTTTTGGATTTTTCGATCCGCTTGCATCAGCAATGCCATGATATTGGTAGTTTTTGTCATAGCGCCGGCCATCAAGCTGGCGTAATGGCTTATTTTTTCATCTCCTATCGCCCTATACGATTTTGCTTCGTCTAACTTCGCCGCAGTCTTATCGGATTCGTAACTTATGGCATCCCGAATTTGCTGAGCAACGCCCGATATCAGCGTTCGGGACGGATTGGGCGGTAAAGAGCCAAAATTATTCATAATAGCACCCTATGTCGATTCGATGCTCTCCCAGCGTTTTAGCCGACAGTTCCTCCGCCTTCCCACTCTATCTGCGCAATGACGGCAAAACGACATCGCCATGCGCTTCTTTTGAAACGACTCGGAAATCGTTGGGGGGGGAGCGAAGCAATTCCCGGCAATGTCCATGAAATCCCCCCCTTCCGCCAATATAGACTGTATTCAGCAGGCAGGATGCTCCTCATCAATATCAACGTACCATCGCTATCAATATCATCGCTTATTATATGTCGAAGAACAACAATAATAATAATAACAACAACTTTTTTACTATTCGAAAAATTTCGCTGCGGTTATACTATATCTTCATCGTCGGCGGGAGAATCTTGCGCCTCGATCGACGGAGCGGGTTTCCGTCTTACATCCAATCGATTTTGGGCGGCTTCGAGTTTGGTTTTTACTTTACTCATTAAATTGTTGATGTCGTTTTGATAGGAATATTGCTTGAGAAACTCTTTTTCCTTCGTTTCGATCCGTTGCAAGATTTCCGAAACCTTATCCGCATTCCGGTCCGATTCCATCAACAATTCATGAGCTTGCATCAATTGGTTGATAATATTCTTGATTTTGTTTTGCGTCGCTTTGGAATGGCGGACGGGGGCGCGCTTCTGAGTCAATCCCATCTTTTTCGCCAAAATAATAAAAACCAATAGGAATATAATGGAAACAACGAAAATGACTCCCAACGGAAGCACATTTTTTACAATGCTATTAAACTGATCCATAGCGCAAAGTTCTCCCCATTTTTACTCGCTCATTCCATTTTGCCCTGCATACCTATCTTGGCATTGCAGCCCATTTGTATATCGCCTTACGAGTAAATTATACTCTTATTTCCACAAAGGAGACGAAATCAAAGAGAAAACGGCTGAAAAATTGCGATAAATTCCTCCGGCGCATCTTCCATTCCGCTTAGCCAACGACAATTACGATCCTATCGCGCTGCGCGGCGGCGGCATCCGCAAGAGCGAGCCGGAATTCATGAGCAAAAAAACGATTCTACGATTTGCATTTAAGCCGCCTTTGATTTATCCTACAGCCACTCATTATTAAAGGATATCGCCGCTATGAAAACCTTGAAAAGAAAATCGTTCTTTATCTACGTCATTACAAGCCTGCTGCTTTATTTCTGCGTTGCGCCGTTCGAACTTTGGGCGGCTCAACGCGCGGGGAGCGCCTATTTTCAACAGGATGTCCGCGCCGCCGCAAATGCGCCGTCGCCGATCGACGGCGAGATGAAATTCGCCGCCGTAGCGCCAATGGGAGATGTATTCGTCGCCACGGAGCGAAGCATCTACCGCCGAAGCGGAGATGCTTGGATGAAGATGGAACTGCCGCGCGAACCTCAAAACATCAACGCCATGACGTGCGGGCCGGATGGAACAATTTGGATCGCGGCGGACGGCTTCCTAGCCTCCATTTCAGAAAAGATAACAGTTTTCGATCTCAAAGGAAAAGAGACGCCCCATTTCCTATCGGCGGGCGCGGAGGATTTACTCGTAGGAACATCTTCCGAACTATATCGCCTTCGCAACGGAAAAAGTGAAGCAATCGCGCCGCCGTCTCATTCCAGTTCTCTGACTGCGCTGGCGGCGTCGCCGCATTCTCGCGATATAGCCGTCATGTATTCCCAGCATTTATTTTTCCAGCCGGAAGGCCAAGAGTGGATGGAGATTGTTCCCCGCAACGCAAAACATTCTTGGAGTTGGCCGGAAACGGAGACAACGTTTATTGCATTCGATGCTAGTGGAAGCCTTTGGTTCGCCACATCCATAGGCGCAGGCTGTTACGATCCATCCAACCGGCAATGGACGCTCTACGACGGAAACGATGGACTTCCTTATAACGAATTCACCTGCTTGACGCCGGGATGGAATGGTGAAATCTGGTTCGGAACCAAGCGCGGCGCTATTCGATTTCAGAACGGCGAATGGTCCTATCGCTCCGGCCAGCGCTGGCTGCCGGGAGACGAAGTACGTACTATCGGCGTTAACCTGCAAGGGGTCGCATGGATCGTAACCAATAACGGCTTGGGCGTCATCGAACGCAAGCGCCTGACTTTCGAGGAAAAAGCGGCTCATTTCGAAACGCTCACCAACGAACGCCATGTGCGCTATGGCTACGTCAGCGATTCGCGCCTGCGCATTGCCGGCGATTTGAATTCCTTCGAACTCACGGACAGCGACAACGACGGCTTATGGACGGCCATGTACGGCGCGGGAGAATGCTTCCGCTACGCCGCAACTAAAGATCCGCAAGCCAAAGCGCTGGCCAAGCGATCCTTCGAGGCGCTCAAGTTTCTCAGCGGTGTAACCGGCATCCCCGGCTTCCCCGCTCGCACGATTCTTCCAACATCCGGCCCCGATCCTAACGAGCAATATACGCCGGAGAAGGATCGGAGAGCGCAAAACGGAGATCCATTATGGAAAGTGATGAATCCGCGCTGGCCGAAGAGCGCCGACGGCAAATGGTATTGGAAATGCGATACCAGTTCCGACGAAACCGACGGGCATTATTTCTTCTACGCCGCATACTACGATCTCGCCGCCGAGACGCCGGAGGAAAAAAAGGCGGTGGTGGAGGTGGTGCGCGCCATCACGGATCATTTTCTGCGCAATAACTACTGCCTGGTGGATCACGACGGCAAGCCGACGCGCTGGGCGGTTTTCAATCCGGAAAATTTGAACTGCAATATCCTCTGGTGGGAAGAGCGCGGGCTGAATTCCCTCTCCATGCTCAGCTATCTCAAAGTCGCCGAGCATGTAACGGGAGACCCCAAATACGCCGACGCGGCGAAAACATTGATTGACAAGCACGGTTACGCCCAAAACGTCATTCTGACGAAAACCAATTTTCCCAAAGAGTGCATCAATCATTCCGACGACGAGATGGCGTTTATGTGCTATTACAACTTGTTGAAATACGAAAAAGACCCGGATTTAAAGCAATATTACTTGGCGGGATTGGAACGGTCATGGCGCTTCGAGATTCCCGAACGCAATCCGCTTTTCAATTTCATTTACGGCGCCGTCAGCGAAACAGAAAGATTCGGGCGGGATGACGCCATCGATACGTTGCAACGCATCCCCTTGGACTTCGTAACCTGGAAAATCGCTAATAGCCATCGGCTGGATATTACTCCGCAGCCCGCTCAAACCGGCGCCTACCGCGAACGAGCCGCCTCCTCCGGAGGAGGCGTCCTGCCCATCGACGAATCGCCGCTCTTGCGCTGGAACGGCAATCCCTTCCAACTGGACGGCGGCAATGGCGGCTACGAAGAAGAAGACGGAGCCTTTTTCCTATTGCCTTACTGGCTGGGGCGATATCACGGCTTCATTGAAGCAGCGAATAAGTAAATCGAATTTATCTATGAAGCAATTACGGCGAAACTCGCTTCGCTCGCTCTAAAAGACAACGCCCCAATTGCTATTCTCCGCGATTGGGGCGTTTTCTTACAGATCGCAAACCACTGGCCGCTGCATTCGATTTACTTACTCAAGTTACGCGCGAGAAAGAGTTAAAAGAACGATCCACAATTACATTCGAATATCGTAGACGCTAAAGGAAAAAGAAATACGCATAAAAGGAATCCATTCCTCAATCCGCCGTTGAAACGGCGGGCTATTACCGTTTGCCCCTTTAAAGGGGCATTTGATAATAGCCCAGCCTTTCAAGGCTGGGAGAAGATATTTCGCGGCATTCGACTCTTTTCGCGTTTCAAAAGAGCCATAATCATGGAAACCTCAATCCCTCTTTTGAATGATATTTCCCATGGCCTGAAAGTTCGAGCTGCGTAATATGAGTTACTTATCTTCTTCCCTAATGCCCATGCCGCTGCGGTTGGGATAGGCGGGACGGGCGGGCGGCGTATAGGGATGCGTCTTGATCTCTTGGATCATCAATTCGATGGCGGCGTCCAGTTGGGGATCGCCGCCGTTGACCATGAGCGACGGATCGTCAACCACTTCGATGTCGGGATCGACGCCATGCCCCTCGATGCCCCAGGTTCCGTTCTTTTCATAAAACGCGAAGGTGGGAACAACGACCGAGCCGCCGTCGATAAGGCTGGGATTGCCTGAGAGTCCCACAAGGCCGCCCCAAGTCCTCATGCCGATCAGCTTTCCCAAACCCGCTTGGCGGAAATAGGCGGGGAAAGCGTCGCCGCCGGAAGCGGACATTCCGTTAATCAACATGCACTTGGGGCCTTGATGCGAGTCTGGCGGCCAAGGCCAATCCTTGCCGTCGCGCCGCGCCCAATAATTGACGATGGGCCGGTTTAGCAATTCGATGAAGCGAGTGGGAATCTGGCCGCCGCCGTTCCAACGCTCGTCGATAATCAATGCTTGTTTGTCGATCTGACCGTAGAACTGGCGCACGAGATCGCTTTGGCCGTCGACGCCTGTGTTGGGAACGAAAATATAGCCCACTTTGCCGTCCGTCTTTTTATCGACATAAGCGCGGTTCTTTTCAATCCAGGCGCGGTAACGCAAATCGTGATCGCCGTCCAACAGTTTAACCGCCGCATCGCGGGCGGTCGCATCGAGGATAGGCTTGTCGCTCACCGCGAGCGTGACGGTTTGATTCGCCAGACCGACGAAAGCGGCCCACGGATCTTTCGATGCATCGATGGGAACGCGATTGACCGCCAACAGGTAATCGCCGACTTTGACTTCGCCCTCTTTCAGGCAACTTAAAGGATTGCGTGCGTCCACGTCCCAGGCGGCGCCTTCGTAAATTTGCGCAATGCGGTAAGCGCCATTGGCTAATTCAAAATCCACGCCCAACAGGCCGACGTTTACGCTCGGTTCGTCTTCCATATCGGGATTGCCCCGGTTGTAGGCATGGCCGACGTTCAATTCGGATATCATTTCGTCGATGACGTAATTCAGATCCTCGCGGGAATTGCAATCGGGAAGCATTTGGGAGTAATGATCGCGCATCCCCTTCCAATCGACGCCGTGCATATTGGGATCGTAGAAATAATCCCGCATCACGCGCCAACCGTCGTTAAACATTTGCTTCCATTCTTCGCGGGGATTAATCATGGCGAATAAGTTGGAAGTGGAAATGGCGTTTTCCAGTTTTTGATCCGCCGCCGCGTCGATGACGTAGAATCCGCCCTTATCGACTAATAGTTTTTTGCCATCCGCCGACATAGCGAAGCGTCCCGCATCCGATAGAACGGTTTTCTCTTCTTTTTTCTCGTCTTTGAGATCGAAGATTTTGATCTCGGTCTTTCCGCCGCTGCCGCGCGGCGCTTCGCGCACATAAATCAACTTGCCCTCATGGTTGACGGCTAATCCGCGAAAACCGCCTTTGGGGATGGGCAGTTGGAAGGCGCGCTGCTCGAAGCCATCGAGATCGATGACGAGAGGTTTTGCGGCTTCTTTATCGCTCTTGGCTTCTTCCTTCTTTTCGCCTTCTTTATTCTCTTTCTCCTCGCTATCTTTCTTATCAGCTTCCGACGATTCTTTCTTTTCTTCTTTTTTCTCTACTTTTTCTGCTTCATCCTTTTTCTCGTCCTTATCTTTGGATTCCTTCTCGTCCTTCTTCCAGCTTTCTTCATCGCTCTTATAAATATAGGGATTCTCCACATCCTTGCGCAACGGAACCGTAATCAACACGTCTGTATCCGCATAAACGAATGAAGTTCCGACATCATCGTAGATGGGTGAGGAAAAATTACGGTTGCTGGCAAAAAAGAGAAAATCGCCTTTGCGGTCGAAGGCGGGCCAAGTATCGCCGAACAGGCCGCTAGTAGCCGGATGCGTCTTTTGCGTTTCCAGATTATAGAGCCAAATGGAGCTGCGGCGATTATCGCCGTTCTTGGTATAGGCGATCCAACCGGAATCATGAGACCAACTGATGGTTGGCCGATCCGCCCACGGATCCTTATCAATAAATTGCGTTTCCTGGCTTTTCACTGTAAGCAGGAAGAGCGAACCGGTCTTATCCGTGAAGGCGATATGCTTCGAATCGGGCGACCAGACGGGATTAAAGCGCCACGCCTTGCCTCCCGACGTGAGTTGGCGCGGCTTTTCCTTGCCATCCGATTGCATGATATACAATTCGTATTCGCCGCTCTCGTCGGAGAAATAGGCGATCCACTGGCCGTCGGGACTCCACGAGGGATCGCGTTCGGCGAAGCCGCTGGTGCGAGTCAGGTTTCGGTCGGAGCCTTCCTTGGCGGGAAGCGTCCAAATCTCACCGCGCGCTTCCATGACGATGCGCTTGCCAGTGGGAGAAATATCCCATCCGGCGATGCGGTCTTTCAAATCGATGCGCTGCTCGCGGATTTTAGGACGGTCGCCGGGTATCGTGACGGATATGTTTTTGGTTTCGCCGGATCCCAGATTGAGCAGAAC
The window above is part of the Candidatus Omnitrophota bacterium genome. Proteins encoded here:
- a CDS encoding ATP-binding protein; protein product: MPFKFIVWGIPSYSEEGEGFFFLTEGIFILFLIALAVFNFYLFYRNRQLVKKDRHAKKLLEIQGEEIQNLRFELDRRILSAEVELTRKNLLQDLESMERKLMDTIRQSEKALHESESRFRAVFESTGDGITIWDRNGVNLYANRAALSLAGKSGEDFIGVHIRKGLQNLPAFMELCASRIGDVLKTGERIQRNDAVICDGKRIYSESSYIPIRDAAGEIFAVSLIFRDVTERVRAEEEKEDLLERLRFSQKMEAIGTLAGGIAHDFNNLLSVILGFSEIAMRIVPETDPVYQNLEHILKAGLRAADLVDQILTFSRQAEQKRKPIELHPIIKESLKLLRSSFPPTIDIQSYIEEEIGFILADPIQIQQSVVNLCMNACQAIGEKEGVVEVRLEKREPLSEQAKNIRKLNPGSYAVLSVRDTGCGMDRPTMERIFEPYFSTKNQNAGAGLGLSTVHGIVKSHGGEIWVDSEAGRGSVFEIYLPMIAHDEGMARNQSVDWNRLRGQENILFVDDEEQAVQLGEMALTSLGYRVSLFTHSGKALEAFRADPIHYDAVVTDQVMPFLTGSEMAREMMRIRPDIPIILCTAYSETINEAKAKEMGLRKCIYKPIIQSDLALAIRNALDGITS
- a CDS encoding S41 family peptidase — translated: MLQRFGTMGIWLAVSIFVGIGDLEAEIQPHAGMLRYPDVSASHIVFVYANDLWLVSREGGTASPLASPPGPELFPRFSPDGQSVAFIGNYDGDRDVYVMPTAGGSPFRVTYHPANEMLCDWTAGNQILFFSNALAGQIRQDQLFAVSPSGGLPKKLPLPYGTNGAIDSSGEWLAYTPISRDFRTWKRYRGGWASDIWLFHLKNYSSKKITSWEGTDTFPMWHGKMLYYLSDEGSNHRLNIWSYNTANEERRQITNFKDFDVKFPAIGPGPNGEGEIVLQNGAALVLLNLGSGETKNISVTIPGDRPKIREQRIDLKDRIAGWDISPTGKRIVMEARGEIWTLPAKEGSDRNLTRTSGFAERDPSWSPDGQWIAYFSDESGEYELYIMQSDGKEKPRQLTSGGKAWRFNPVWSPDSKHIAFTDKTGSLFLLTVKSQETQFIDKDPWADRPTISWSHDSGWIAYTKNGDNRRSSIWLYNLETQKTHPATSGLFGDTWPAFDRKGDFLFFASNRNFSSPIYDDVGTSFVYADTDVLITVPLRKDVENPYIYKSDEESWKKDEKESKDKDEKKDEAEKVEKKEEKKESSEADKKDSEEKENKEGEKKEEAKSDKEAAKPLVIDLDGFEQRAFQLPIPKGGFRGLAVNHEGKLIYVREAPRGSGGKTEIKIFDLKDEKKEEKTVLSDAGRFAMSADGKKLLVDKGGFYVIDAAADQKLENAISTSNLFAMINPREEWKQMFNDGWRVMRDYFYDPNMHGVDWKGMRDHYSQMLPDCNSREDLNYVIDEMISELNVGHAYNRGNPDMEDEPSVNVGLLGVDFELANGAYRIAQIYEGAAWDVDARNPLSCLKEGEVKVGDYLLAVNRVPIDASKDPWAAFVGLANQTVTLAVSDKPILDATARDAAVKLLDGDHDLRYRAWIEKNRAYVDKKTDGKVGYIFVPNTGVDGQSDLVRQFYGQIDKQALIIDERWNGGGQIPTRFIELLNRPIVNYWARRDGKDWPWPPDSHQGPKCMLINGMSASGGDAFPAYFRQAGLGKLIGMRTWGGLVGLSGNPSLIDGGSVVVPTFAFYEKNGTWGIEGHGVDPDIEVVDDPSLMVNGGDPQLDAAIELMIQEIKTHPYTPPARPAYPNRSGMGIREEDK